From a single Longimicrobium sp. genomic region:
- a CDS encoding F0F1 ATP synthase subunit epsilon, producing MAAPAAAAGTGAGALRVTVLSPEQTVFQGTADSVVAPAFNGKLGILRGHAPLMALLGEGELRVTTGGDERRFLVAGGFLQVADDEVTVLSERATPA from the coding sequence ATGGCGGCCCCCGCGGCGGCTGCGGGCACGGGCGCGGGGGCGCTGCGCGTCACTGTGCTCTCGCCCGAGCAGACGGTGTTCCAGGGGACGGCCGACTCGGTGGTCGCGCCGGCCTTCAACGGCAAGCTGGGCATCCTGCGCGGCCACGCCCCGCTGATGGCGCTGCTGGGCGAGGGCGAGCTGCGCGTGACCACGGGTGGGGACGAGCGCCGGTTCTTAGTGGCCGGCGGGTTCCTGCAGGTGGCCGACGACGAGGTGACGGTCCTCAGCGAGCGCGCGACGCCCGCCTGA